One stretch of Aquimarina sp. Aq107 DNA includes these proteins:
- a CDS encoding UDP-glucose/GDP-mannose dehydrogenase family protein — protein MKISVIGTGYVGLVTGTCLAETGNEVICVDIDEQKVQKMRNGEVPIYEPHLDVLFERNIKANRLQFTTSLKEGIDHGEIIFLALPTPEDEDGSADLSYVLGVSNEIGKIISEYKVIVDKSTVPVGTAEKVHKAISVNAKCDFDVVSNPEFLREGFAVDDFLKPERIVVGSSSNRATELMQKLYKPYVRSGNPILIMDEKSAELTKYAANSFLATKITFMNEIANYCEKVGADVDMIRRGMGTDSRIGKRFLFPGIGYGGSCFPKDVKALHKSGKDDNYDFKILESVIEVNQKQKVALIPKITNYFSNDLKGKTFAIWGLAFKPETDDIREAPALDVIDALLRKGASVRAFDPEAMDNVAKKYENKITFSKSMYEVLDSSDALVICTEWSIFRTPDFDRIKNSLTNPVIFDGRNLYDLIDLEKEEITYFSIGRKDIKTTK, from the coding sequence ATGAAGATATCGGTAATAGGAACGGGTTATGTTGGATTAGTTACAGGAACTTGTTTAGCTGAGACGGGTAATGAGGTTATTTGTGTTGATATAGATGAACAAAAGGTTCAAAAAATGAGGAATGGTGAGGTTCCTATATACGAACCTCATTTAGATGTATTGTTTGAGAGAAATATTAAGGCGAATAGATTACAATTTACCACTTCATTAAAAGAAGGAATAGATCATGGAGAGATTATTTTTTTAGCGTTACCAACTCCAGAAGATGAAGATGGTTCTGCTGACTTATCATATGTTTTAGGCGTTTCTAATGAAATAGGAAAAATTATTTCTGAATACAAGGTTATTGTTGATAAAAGCACTGTTCCTGTTGGTACAGCAGAAAAAGTTCACAAAGCTATATCAGTAAACGCAAAATGTGATTTTGATGTAGTATCTAATCCAGAATTTTTAAGAGAAGGATTTGCCGTTGATGATTTCTTGAAACCAGAACGAATTGTTGTTGGCTCTTCATCTAATAGGGCAACAGAGCTTATGCAAAAGTTATATAAGCCATATGTTAGATCTGGTAATCCGATATTGATTATGGATGAAAAGTCTGCAGAATTAACTAAATATGCAGCAAATTCATTTTTAGCGACGAAGATTACGTTTATGAATGAAATAGCTAATTATTGCGAGAAGGTAGGTGCTGATGTCGATATGATTCGTAGGGGTATGGGAACAGACTCTAGAATAGGAAAGCGTTTTTTATTTCCTGGGATTGGTTACGGTGGTTCTTGTTTTCCTAAGGATGTTAAAGCATTACATAAATCAGGAAAGGATGATAATTACGATTTTAAAATATTAGAATCTGTAATAGAAGTAAATCAAAAGCAAAAAGTTGCACTAATCCCAAAAATCACGAATTACTTTAGCAATGATCTTAAGGGCAAAACTTTTGCTATTTGGGGACTGGCATTTAAACCTGAGACGGATGATATTCGAGAAGCACCTGCGTTAGATGTAATAGATGCTTTATTGAGAAAAGGAGCAAGTGTAAGAGCTTTTGATCCTGAAGCTATGGATAATGTAGCGAAGAAATATGAAAATAAGATTACATTTTCAAAATCAATGTATGAAGTTTTGGATAGTTCAGATGCTTTGGTGATATGTACGGAGTGGAGCATTTTTAGGACTCCGGATTTTGATAGAATAAAGAATAGCCTTACGAATCCAGTTATCTTTGATGGTAGGAATTTGTATGATCTTATAGATTTGGAGAAAGAAGAAATTACATACTTTTCTATTGGAAGAAAAGATATTAAAACTACAAAATGA
- a CDS encoding sugar transferase: protein MRINSKSENSATRNDPRITKVGEFIRRTSIDELPQFINVLFGDMSVVGPRPHLWKQNELYSTKISKYMVRHLVKPGITGLAQVKGYRGGIETNEDIVNRTKYDIFYIENWSILLDIYIIVQTVVNVFKGEDKAY from the coding sequence ATGCGTATAAATTCGAAATCTGAGAATTCTGCAACTAGAAATGATCCGCGCATTACAAAAGTAGGTGAGTTCATAAGAAGAACTAGTATTGATGAATTACCTCAGTTTATCAATGTATTATTTGGTGATATGTCAGTGGTTGGTCCTAGACCTCATTTATGGAAACAAAATGAACTTTACAGCACAAAAATTTCTAAGTACATGGTGAGACATTTAGTAAAACCTGGAATAACTGGTTTAGCTCAGGTAAAAGGATATAGAGGTGGTATCGAAACTAATGAAGATATTGTAAATAGAACTAAGTATGATATCTTTTATATAGAAAATTGGTCCATATTACTAGACATTTATATTATTGTACAAACAGTGGTTAATGTTTTTAAGGGAGAAGATAAAGCGTATTAA